The Desulfovibrio psychrotolerans nucleotide sequence GGATGAAGCCATTGCCGCATGGGAAGACCTGCTGCGCATAAACCCCAAGGCAACCGCCCCCGGCGGGCAGCCACTCTCTGCCATGATACAGCAGCTTTCGCGCTAACAGCGGCAGGATGCTCCCGCAGGTGAAGGACCACTGTTCCGGGAAGCATTTGCCGCCGGGCATATCCTCCGCAGCCTCTGCCCGTGCCACTGCACGCCTTTGCGTGCCGCCCCCGGCCATGCACTTATGGTCGGGGGCGGTGTTTTACCACCGGGGACGCACTGCGCCCGGCATATCGCCAGCATGGACAATTACGTGACAACCTTCTACAAACGACTATCTTCTCTCACGTAACCGAGACAGGAACCACATGACCGACCTTTACCCCTGCCGCAGGCTTGCCCTGATCCTCTTCCTGCTCCTGTTCCCATGGAATCAGCAGGCGCAGGCAACCGTTGCCAGCCAGCCGGTAGCCCTGTCTACCGTTCAGGATTCGTTGCGCCTCATTCCGCATCTGGATGCCCTCTCAGACCCCAAGGGGCTGTTCACTCCTGAGCAGGTAACTTCCGCAGCCTTCATCCGCAGTTTCGCCCCGCTCGCCCTGCGCGATGTAAACGCCAACTCCGGTGCCACATGGCTTCGCGTAAGGCTGGAGGCGGACAAAGGCGGAAGACTGGCGCAGGAAGGCCTGTACCCTGTCATGGATATGGGCGGCGCGCAGCCCGGCCCAGTAACGCTCTTTGTTCCTCAATACGATGACGACGCAGCCGCATGGCCCACGGGCTGGAAGGAGTTCTCCTCAGACGGTTCAAAACTGCTGCCGCTTCCCGCTCCGCAGTCCGGCTCTATAGTTTGCTACATTCGCATACCCGGCCCGCCCACACCGTGGTTCCACCCCACCCTGCACATGCGCAAGGCAGCCGAACCTGTACGGGAAGAACCGTTTATGCGAACCACCGTGGTGCAGGGCGTCATGGCGGGACTCATTCTGCTCAATTTTCTTCTCATGGCCATGGGCCGGGGCGAAAGCCGCTTCTGGCTGGCCCTGTACGGCGCGCTCGGGCTTATCCATTCCATAGCGGGCCCCGCTCCCGCCCCCGCCGGAGGCCTGCCCTTTTCCGCCGCGTGGTCCATCCTTACCCCCGGTCTTGCGCTTGTTCTGCTCCCCCACGTGGGAAGGCACATACTCGGCACATGGAAAAACAGCCCCGGCAATGACGAAATCTTCCGTGCCCTCTCCCTGCTGGGGGCGCTGCTTGTGGTTCTTCCGCTCATTCCCGGATGCGGCAGCCTTGTGCGCCTGCTCCCCCTGTGGCCGCTTCTCGCTCTCCTCGCGGCTTTTCCCGCTATTTCATGCAGCCTGCAACCCGTTCCGGGAGCCAAGCGATTCCTCCTTGCCTGCCTCATTACTGCATCGGGAGCCGTGCTTTCGCTGCTGCCCGCAGATTCACCGGATCAGGCGCGTCTGGCGTCGCTGCTGCCCCTGTGCGGAGTCGCTGCCGGACTGCTCCTGCTCACGCCGCTGGTGGGCATTCCCCGGGTAAGGGAGTCGGGCAAGCCCCTCCCCCTCTTTGCTGCACCTGCATTTTCAGAGCTTGACGATCTGCCGCCTGTGTTGCAGGGCATTCCCGCCACAGCCGCCACCCCCCAATCCGCGCCTGCTTCGGCTGCAGCGGCAAAAGCTCCTGCCCTCCTTGGCCAGAGCACTCCTAAGCAGGCTATGCCCGCCGCTGTTGTTCCCAACGTTCTGACAACTCCGACCAAGCCGAGTAAGCACGTGCCCCCCTCCAACTCAAACGGCTCAAGCGTCACGACCGATACAACCGTTCCCGCCGCCCGGCCCATGCGTGCAGCGCAGAACGCGCACACCGCGCAGCCTTCTGCCCCCGCTGCGTCACCCGGCCGGGAGCAGTTGCGGCAGGAGGCCATTCGGGAACTGCTTGCCCGTGTAAGCCACGACCTGCGCACCCCGCTGAACACCATCCTGCATGTTGCAGAAAACCTCACCCTCTCCGCACTGAACCACACCGGGCATGAACAGCTCCGTACGTTGCAGGCGGCAGCGGGCAATCTTTCCACGCTGGTCAACGACCTGCTGGACCTGAACCGTGCGGACAAAGGCCGCCTGCGGCTGCGCCACAAGCCTTTTGACCTGCAACGTCTGCTCATAGAAACCCATGACATCATCCTCCCGCAGGCAGAGCAGAAAGGGCTGAGTCTTATATGGTATATGGCCCCGCATCTGGGCATCCGCTACAGCGGCGATGCCGACCGGCTGATGCAGATTCTTCTGAACATCCTCGGCAACGCCATACGGTTTTCCGACAAAGGCACCGTCTCCATCCGTGTTACGCGGGTGCCGGATAGCGCGAACCCCGGGCATCTGCTGTTCCGCATACGGGACAACGGCATCAGTATTCCCCTGCAGAACCAGTACGACGTGCTCGGGGAATTCTGCCTCGATCCCGGCACGGGAACGGGGCGCTATGGTGCCACCGGACTGGGCCTGCCCATTGCCCGCGACCTTATCGGGCTCATGGGGGGCTGCATCTGTCTGGACTCCCGCCCCAATCAGGGCACGGAAGTATCCTTCTCTGTCCGGCTTTCGCCGCTGCCCGGCGACATGGTCGCCCCTGCCCCCGGCAGGCTTATGTCCGCTGTGAATGAAGAGGACGAAGCGCATCCCTTTGCCAAGCCTCCGAAACAGTTTGAAAATCATCTCCTCGTTGCGGACGATGTAGCCAGCAACCGCCAGCTTGTCCGCTTCTTTCTGGAAGGACTGCCGCTGGTCATGATAGAGGCGCGAACCGGTGAAGAGGCCGCAGCCCTGTATACCGCGCACCCCTGCGGCGTCGTTATGGTCGATGCCGACATGCCCGGCATGGGCGGCCCCCGCACGGTAAAGGCCATACGCGAATTCGAATCACGCAACGGACTCGACGCCGTGCCCATTCTGGCACTCACCTCCCGTCCGGAAGAGAGCGGCTCCATGCATGAGGCGGGCTGCACCGCCACGCTTCCCAAGCCCATTTCGCGCACACGGCTGCTGGAAATGCTCACGCGTCTTGTTCCGCCGCACATCCTGCGCCGCACGGCACAAGCTTCTGCAGCGCACGACGCGGAGACGGAGACGGAGACCGGAAACGCCGCCCCGCAATCCGCAGAACATCACATCCAGCCCTCTCCTTCCCATGCCACGCAGCCGGAACGCACCCGCTCCGGAAGCGCATACGCCCCCGGCCACCCGCACACCCCCGGCCCGGTGCATCCTCATACGCACGACAGCAGTGCACGCGGCGTTGCCCATACGGCCGGGCAGCAGATGCCGTATTCCGCCTTTGGTGGCAACGGAGCGTCAGAAACGCCCGTGTCATCGGAAACATCGGGAACATCGGAAACACAGGAAGCCGCAGCGGCCCGATTCAACCCGCCTTCTTATGCGCCCCCCCTCCTGCTCAACACTTCTGCCTCGCCAGAACAGCAAGGCGCACCAATGATACAGGCGTCTGAAGCAGCCATCCCCCCTGCCGCTTCTGCTCCCGCGCCCACTCCAGAAGGCACATCCCCCGCAGCTCTGGTGCCCAATCTGGATACCAGCCTCATTCCGCTGATACCGGGCCTGCTGGAGAGCATCGCCTCGGCCCTGAACGATGCGCACAGACACGCCTCTGCCGCCAACACATTCGGCGTGCAGGAGGCCACGGGCAGAATAGGCGGTTCAGCCGCCAGTTTCGGCCTGCGTGCCCTTGAACGCATGGCCCGCTGCGTAGAACGTGCCGCAACAGCGGACGATCTGGAAGCGGTTACCACTCTGCTGCCCGATCTGGAAAACATGGTCAGCCGGAACAGCCGGGCACTGGCAGACATCCACCGCATGCACCAGACTATGACGAAGCACTGATGCCGCGCGCCCGTACCGAAACCCCACAGGGCGCGCCTGGAGCCGATTTTTCCGCATGCGTTGACAACAGCAAAAGATGAAGGTATCCCTCACTGCGTGAGTGAACACTTAGAAATAATGGATTACCGCTGCTCGATATAACACTCGCAATCCGACACAGTGATTCAATCATACCACCCTGTTGCAACGGTATTTTTCAGCCTCTTCCGGCACTGCGGCACAGCCTGCGGAGTTTTGGCAGCGCGCAATACATGCTCGTTCAGGCTCGCGGCAGCCACACTAACCACCGGGCGCAACAGGACAAGCCATAAAAAGGGATAGCATATGAAACGCGATGTGATTCTCGACACCGCCGCCCGCCTGTTTGCGGAGCGGGGTTTCAACAACACCCCCACCAGCCTGCTGGCAAAAGAGGCCGGAGTTGCAGAAGGCACCATATTCCGCCACTTCCGCACCAAGGACGATATTTTTCTCACGCTCATCAACAACGTGAAGAACCAGCTTATCAGCGATATCGAAAAGTATCTTGAAGTACGCGGACCGGAAAACGCGCTGGAAAAGCTGGAATCCGTCATCAAGTCCTTCTATGTGTTCGTCAAAAAGAACAACATGGAGTTCTGCCTTATCTTCCGCGATGCCCCTACGCGGTACGGGCAACGCAATGATGATGTTTTTCTGAACATCAAAGAGATATACACGTACGTCACAAACTATATGAAAGACGCCATAGACGAGGGGAAAGCGGAAGGCACCATACGGGCCGATATCACCTCGCAGGAATTCGCCGACATGCTCATGAGCACCATGGTCGGTCTTGTCCGCGCTATGCACTTCGGATTCATCGAATCCTCTGATGACATTTTGAAAACTGTCATCGAAAGCTTCTCAAAACTGCTCACCAAGTAATCCGCCGTATGCCGCAACACAGGGCCGTGCTTCACGCACGGCCTTTTTTTTGTGCTCTGCTTTATCATACCGTAACGCCGTTATTATCATTTCAATATCTCGATAATTGAAGTACATGCATCTTTGAAGAACGCAACGATCCCGCATCTTGTATACTCTGGAGAAAGTGCATGAACTGGAAGGATATTACCCTGAAGGGCAAGTTCGCCGTTGGCTTCGGCAGCGTGCTCATTCTGCTCCTCGGCCTTGCCGCATGGTCTGTAACGGGCATAGGCACCATTGTGGGCAACGCCAAGGAAGTTATCTCCGGCAACAAATTGCGCGGCGATGCCGTGCAACGGACTGTCGACCATCTGAAATGGGCTGAGCAGGTACAGCTGCTGCTTTCTGACGATACAGTACATACTCTTACCGTGCAGACCGATCACACACTCTGCGGTTTCGGCAAGTGGTACTACGGCGAAGAACGCAAAGAGGCCGAACGGCTGGTTCCCCAGCTGATACCCGTCTTGCAGAAAATAGATGAGCCGCACGCCCGGCTGCACAAATCCGCCGTTACCATCAAGGAACTCTACCGCCCTGCGGATAATGCCCTGCTCAGCTTCATGTACGTTAAAAAACTTGACCATCTGGAGTGGATGAACAACGTCCTTGCCACCATTACAGATACGCAGGCAACCCAGTTGGGCGTACAGCTGGACCACACCC carries:
- a CDS encoding TetR/AcrR family transcriptional regulator — encoded protein: MKRDVILDTAARLFAERGFNNTPTSLLAKEAGVAEGTIFRHFRTKDDIFLTLINNVKNQLISDIEKYLEVRGPENALEKLESVIKSFYVFVKKNNMEFCLIFRDAPTRYGQRNDDVFLNIKEIYTYVTNYMKDAIDEGKAEGTIRADITSQEFADMLMSTMVGLVRAMHFGFIESSDDILKTVIESFSKLLTK
- a CDS encoding ATP-binding protein — its product is MTDLYPCRRLALILFLLLFPWNQQAQATVASQPVALSTVQDSLRLIPHLDALSDPKGLFTPEQVTSAAFIRSFAPLALRDVNANSGATWLRVRLEADKGGRLAQEGLYPVMDMGGAQPGPVTLFVPQYDDDAAAWPTGWKEFSSDGSKLLPLPAPQSGSIVCYIRIPGPPTPWFHPTLHMRKAAEPVREEPFMRTTVVQGVMAGLILLNFLLMAMGRGESRFWLALYGALGLIHSIAGPAPAPAGGLPFSAAWSILTPGLALVLLPHVGRHILGTWKNSPGNDEIFRALSLLGALLVVLPLIPGCGSLVRLLPLWPLLALLAAFPAISCSLQPVPGAKRFLLACLITASGAVLSLLPADSPDQARLASLLPLCGVAAGLLLLTPLVGIPRVRESGKPLPLFAAPAFSELDDLPPVLQGIPATAATPQSAPASAAAAKAPALLGQSTPKQAMPAAVVPNVLTTPTKPSKHVPPSNSNGSSVTTDTTVPAARPMRAAQNAHTAQPSAPAASPGREQLRQEAIRELLARVSHDLRTPLNTILHVAENLTLSALNHTGHEQLRTLQAAAGNLSTLVNDLLDLNRADKGRLRLRHKPFDLQRLLIETHDIILPQAEQKGLSLIWYMAPHLGIRYSGDADRLMQILLNILGNAIRFSDKGTVSIRVTRVPDSANPGHLLFRIRDNGISIPLQNQYDVLGEFCLDPGTGTGRYGATGLGLPIARDLIGLMGGCICLDSRPNQGTEVSFSVRLSPLPGDMVAPAPGRLMSAVNEEDEAHPFAKPPKQFENHLLVADDVASNRQLVRFFLEGLPLVMIEARTGEEAAALYTAHPCGVVMVDADMPGMGGPRTVKAIREFESRNGLDAVPILALTSRPEESGSMHEAGCTATLPKPISRTRLLEMLTRLVPPHILRRTAQASAAHDAETETETGNAAPQSAEHHIQPSPSHATQPERTRSGSAYAPGHPHTPGPVHPHTHDSSARGVAHTAGQQMPYSAFGGNGASETPVSSETSGTSETQEAAAARFNPPSYAPPLLLNTSASPEQQGAPMIQASEAAIPPAASAPAPTPEGTSPAALVPNLDTSLIPLIPGLLESIASALNDAHRHASAANTFGVQEATGRIGGSAASFGLRALERMARCVERAATADDLEAVTTLLPDLENMVSRNSRALADIHRMHQTMTKH